AGCGATAAAAAAGGAGTGATAAAAACACCTATTGAGGAAGCAACAGTAATTGAAAACTATGGAATATTAGGAGATGCCCATGCAGGTTCTCACTGGCATAGGCAG
This is a stretch of genomic DNA from Spirochaetota bacterium. It encodes these proteins:
- a CDS encoding MOSC domain-containing protein is translated as MSAKVVSINISDKKGVIKTPIEEATVIENYGILGDAHAGSHWHRQ